One Nocardia farcinica genomic region harbors:
- a CDS encoding Y4yA family PLP-dependent enzyme, which produces MSGEPPALPARLHPLVRAFLDDRAAVAAVADSGTPAHVVFPQVLAENVGALAAVLDRSPVRSRMCYAHKVNRSPALARAAERCGIGIDVASPGELANARAAGFAPARIEVTGPKGARFLATAVASGATINVDNLWELAALDDLARGTDPIPALLRVGDLPGTPRSRFGVPLPRVDDALRLLAASTSRIRFLGFAFHLDSGAVTDRVRAVQTCLALIERAHAHGLAPHVLDIGGGLRQVFTADADRFDGYVRALRDGLAGRGPAMSWPGQTFGYHVAGGAAHGTPVFHKYGNTVGASDMLAELLAAPLAEHEGRPLGTVLADNLLELWLEPGKALVDHAGLTLASVEFVKELGDGTVLVTLDLSRDTVTPADQEVMVDPLVLPGARRDDGPAVGVYFAGRLCLERDLITTRQVFLPGVPAPGDVVVFPNTAAYHMDLSASTAARWAPPRRWVVESTEAGFAARPDTEAAA; this is translated from the coding sequence ATGAGCGGCGAACCGCCCGCGCTACCGGCGCGGCTGCATCCGCTGGTGCGCGCCTTCCTCGACGACCGGGCCGCCGTCGCGGCCGTCGCCGACTCCGGCACACCCGCGCACGTGGTGTTCCCGCAGGTGCTCGCCGAGAACGTGGGCGCGCTGGCGGCGGTGCTCGACCGGAGCCCGGTGCGATCGCGGATGTGCTACGCGCACAAGGTGAATCGCTCGCCGGCCTTGGCGAGGGCGGCCGAGCGGTGCGGCATCGGCATCGATGTCGCCTCCCCCGGCGAACTGGCGAACGCGCGCGCGGCGGGTTTCGCGCCCGCGCGGATCGAGGTGACGGGGCCGAAAGGCGCGCGCTTCCTGGCGACGGCGGTGGCGTCCGGCGCCACGATCAACGTGGACAACCTCTGGGAACTCGCCGCCCTCGACGACCTCGCCCGCGGCACGGACCCGATACCGGCGCTGCTGCGCGTCGGTGACCTCCCCGGGACGCCGCGCAGCCGCTTCGGTGTGCCGCTGCCCCGGGTCGACGACGCCCTGCGGCTGCTGGCCGCGTCCACCTCGCGGATCCGGTTCCTCGGCTTCGCCTTTCACCTCGATTCCGGCGCGGTGACCGACCGGGTGCGCGCCGTGCAGACCTGCCTGGCATTGATCGAACGCGCCCACGCCCACGGCCTCGCTCCGCACGTGCTCGACATCGGCGGCGGGCTGCGCCAGGTGTTCACCGCCGACGCCGACCGTTTCGACGGCTACGTCCGCGCGTTGCGCGACGGGCTGGCCGGGCGTGGGCCTGCGATGAGCTGGCCGGGGCAGACCTTCGGGTATCACGTCGCAGGCGGTGCGGCCCACGGCACGCCGGTGTTCCACAAGTACGGCAACACCGTCGGCGCGTCCGACATGCTCGCCGAACTGCTGGCCGCCCCGCTGGCCGAGCACGAGGGTCGCCCACTGGGCACGGTGCTGGCCGACAACCTGCTCGAGCTCTGGCTGGAGCCGGGCAAGGCGTTGGTCGACCACGCGGGGCTGACGCTGGCGAGCGTGGAGTTCGTCAAGGAACTCGGCGACGGCACCGTGCTGGTCACCCTCGACCTCAGCCGCGACACCGTGACCCCCGCCGACCAGGAGGTGATGGTCGACCCGCTGGTCCTGCCCGGTGCGCGGCGCGACGACGGTCCCGCGGTGGGGGTCTACTTCGCGGGCAGGCTGTGTCTCGAACGCGACCTGATCACGACCCGGCAGGTGTTCCTGCCCGGCGTGCCCGCGCCCGGTGACGTGGTGGTCTTCCCGAACACCGCCGCCTATCACATGGATCTGTCCGCCTCGACCGCGGCGAGGTGGGCACCGCCGCGGCGGTGGGTCGTGGAGTCCACCGAGGCGGGTTTCGCGGCGCGCCCCGACACCGAGGCCGCCGCCTGA
- a CDS encoding pyridoxal-phosphate dependent enzyme: MRYDHITDLVGNTPLLRLDPAVHGLDGVELFAKLESHNPFGSVKDRVAVALLRDELDRVRADGQRLIEASSGNTAKALRVLGAMSGVGLRAVTNRIKVGEVRDLLRLLGTEIVELPGLSECPDPGAPNDVAAVIAATMAQAPGAYHHPSQYTNEKNIEAHWHGTGHEIHRDLAARGIDRVDYLVGGLGTTGSTRGTATHLRTHHPGLRTIGVVSTRADFIPGIRSETEMWDVGLFRPEFYDRILAVDSGTAIEATLRLATGYGVLAGPTSGASYAAALQTLRDLDRSRRPPDGPVVAVVIVCDRLEPYLSYIKKRRPDLFGGADPEAAPTPAELAAVPRLTPAELADRDRTERLTVVDTRGAMAYRIGHVPGAINLRDDLLDDMLTHGVPFPRGRPVVFVCPVGEVALRFAVRARRAGYDAASLDGGVVAWRDAGLPWERG, translated from the coding sequence ATGCGCTACGACCACATCACCGACCTCGTCGGCAACACTCCCCTGCTGCGACTCGATCCGGCGGTGCACGGCCTGGACGGGGTCGAGCTGTTCGCGAAACTGGAGTCGCACAACCCCTTCGGCTCGGTGAAGGACCGGGTGGCGGTCGCCCTGCTGCGCGACGAACTCGACCGCGTGCGCGCGGACGGGCAGAGGCTGATCGAAGCCTCCAGCGGCAACACCGCCAAGGCCCTGCGGGTGCTCGGCGCGATGTCCGGCGTCGGGCTGCGCGCGGTCACCAACCGGATCAAGGTCGGCGAGGTCCGTGACCTGCTGCGCCTGCTCGGCACCGAGATCGTGGAACTGCCCGGGCTGTCGGAATGCCCCGATCCCGGTGCGCCCAACGACGTCGCGGCGGTGATCGCGGCGACGATGGCGCAGGCACCGGGCGCCTACCACCACCCCTCGCAATACACGAACGAGAAGAACATCGAGGCGCACTGGCACGGCACCGGCCACGAGATCCACCGCGACCTCGCCGCGCGCGGCATCGACCGGGTCGACTATCTCGTCGGCGGACTCGGCACCACCGGCTCCACCCGCGGCACCGCCACCCACCTGCGCACCCACCATCCCGGCCTACGCACCATCGGGGTGGTGTCCACCCGGGCGGATTTCATCCCCGGCATCCGCTCGGAGACCGAGATGTGGGACGTGGGGCTGTTCCGGCCCGAGTTCTACGACCGCATCCTCGCGGTCGACTCCGGCACCGCCATCGAGGCCACCCTGCGCCTGGCCACCGGGTACGGCGTGCTGGCCGGGCCGACCAGCGGCGCGTCCTACGCGGCGGCCCTACAGACACTGCGCGACCTCGACCGTTCGCGGCGGCCACCGGACGGTCCGGTCGTCGCGGTCGTGATCGTCTGCGACCGGCTCGAGCCGTACCTGTCCTATATCAAGAAGCGCAGGCCCGACCTGTTCGGCGGCGCGGATCCCGAGGCGGCGCCCACGCCGGCCGAACTCGCCGCCGTTCCCCGCCTGACCCCGGCCGAACTCGCCGACCGCGACCGGACCGAGCGGCTGACCGTCGTCGACACCCGCGGGGCGATGGCCTACCGGATCGGGCACGTGCCCGGCGCGATCAATCTGCGCGACGACCTGCTCGACGACATGCTCACCCACGGCGTGCCGTTCCCCCGCGGCAGGCCGGTCGTCTTCGTCTGCCCGGTCGGCGAGGTCGCGCTGCGTTTCGCGGTCCGCGCCCGGCGCGCGGGCTACGACGCCGCGAGCCTGGACGGCGGCGTGGTGGCCTGGCGCGACGCGGGCCTGCCGTGGGAGCGCGGCTGA
- a CDS encoding TetR/AcrR family transcriptional regulator, whose amino-acid sequence MQTGQDSDDAGPRIWGGTTLTERREARRAALLEAALDLIGEAGAAGVTMRAVCRRANLTDRYFYESFSSRDELLDVLYRGVAEEFLDPMTAFTDADDPSRDRALAEVLVDKVLEDPRKSRLFLVEPYSSTGLGQTTIAVMPAFTRLIQDHLFVHIEDPVKRRLAAVSMASGNAGMFSAWLNGSLRATREQIVEHCVAMLGAYRTLYRS is encoded by the coding sequence GTGCAGACAGGTCAGGATTCAGACGACGCCGGTCCCCGCATCTGGGGTGGAACGACGCTCACCGAGCGCCGGGAGGCGCGCCGTGCCGCGCTGCTCGAGGCCGCGCTCGACCTGATCGGGGAGGCGGGGGCGGCGGGAGTCACGATGCGCGCGGTGTGCCGGCGGGCCAATCTCACCGACCGCTACTTCTACGAGAGTTTCAGCAGCCGCGACGAGTTGCTCGACGTGCTCTACCGCGGGGTCGCCGAGGAGTTCCTCGATCCGATGACGGCGTTCACCGACGCCGACGATCCTTCCCGCGACCGGGCGCTGGCCGAGGTGCTGGTCGACAAGGTGCTCGAGGATCCGCGCAAGTCGCGGCTGTTCCTGGTGGAGCCGTATTCGAGCACGGGCTTGGGGCAGACCACCATCGCGGTGATGCCCGCGTTCACCCGGCTGATCCAGGATCACCTGTTCGTCCACATCGAGGATCCGGTCAAGCGGAGGCTGGCGGCGGTGAGCATGGCGAGTGGGAACGCGGGCATGTTCTCGGCGTGGTTGAACGGTTCGCTGCGCGCGACCCGCGAGCAGATCGTCGAGCACTGCGTGGCGATGCTGGGGGCCTACCGCACGCTCTACCGCTCCTGA
- a CDS encoding acyl-CoA dehydrogenase family protein — MPLFNPTTDTFAEFDPKTRELLTALVDFFERKGKQKLTADTHRAEWYDDWMAFLAESRILAYMATPKAHAGGDPDKRWDTAFISKFNEITGFYGAQYWYAWGVSTLGLATIWQSDNAEAHARAAEELDRGGIIAFGLSEKDHGADIYATDMLLTPDGAGGFTATGGKYYIGNGNVARLVPTLGRRTDIEGPDAYVWFLADSQHPNYTLVKNVIHGQNYVSAYDLANYPVRAQDVLHTGRRAFDVALAAVNCGKFNIGMVTLGIVQHSFYETINQAHGKILFGHPVTDFGQVRQILSDAYVRITAMKLYHERAIDYMRCSSPADRRFVLFNSIGKMKVTREGERVFRELSDVISAKGFEKDTYFSMARGIIDSMPRLEGTAHVNMALTLKFMTSFLYNPAELPPVPVRRDPGDDEALFRQPGAAGLSKVRFADWRIPFRRFEHLPNVALFLAQAERFVQFPVQAPMTDAQLADLDFQLAVGELFTLLPYGQLIVEQAALAGTAEELVDAIFEVLVRDFAGYALGIFTKPSSTPAQQDWALAALAKPVSDPERARRLYAEVLGYAGSYEMAP, encoded by the coding sequence ATGCCACTGTTCAACCCGACGACGGACACCTTCGCGGAGTTCGATCCGAAGACGCGGGAGCTGCTGACGGCACTCGTGGACTTCTTCGAGCGCAAGGGCAAGCAGAAGCTGACGGCCGACACCCACCGCGCCGAGTGGTACGACGACTGGATGGCCTTCCTGGCCGAGTCCCGCATCCTCGCCTACATGGCGACCCCGAAGGCGCACGCCGGCGGCGATCCGGACAAGCGCTGGGACACCGCCTTCATCTCCAAGTTCAACGAGATCACCGGTTTCTACGGCGCCCAGTACTGGTACGCCTGGGGGGTGTCCACACTCGGGCTGGCCACCATCTGGCAGAGCGACAACGCCGAGGCGCACGCCCGCGCCGCCGAGGAACTCGACCGCGGCGGCATCATCGCCTTCGGCCTGTCCGAAAAGGACCACGGCGCCGACATCTACGCCACCGACATGCTGCTCACCCCCGACGGCGCCGGCGGCTTCACCGCCACCGGCGGCAAGTACTACATCGGCAACGGCAACGTCGCGCGGCTGGTGCCGACCCTGGGCAGGCGCACCGACATCGAGGGCCCCGACGCCTACGTGTGGTTCCTCGCCGACTCCCAGCACCCCAACTACACGCTGGTCAAGAACGTCATCCACGGCCAGAACTACGTCAGCGCCTACGATCTGGCGAACTACCCGGTGCGCGCGCAGGACGTGCTGCACACCGGCAGGCGGGCCTTCGACGTCGCACTCGCCGCCGTGAACTGCGGCAAGTTCAACATCGGGATGGTCACCCTCGGCATCGTCCAGCACAGCTTCTACGAGACGATCAACCAGGCGCACGGCAAGATCCTGTTCGGGCACCCGGTCACCGATTTCGGTCAGGTGCGCCAGATCCTGTCCGACGCCTACGTGCGGATCACCGCGATGAAGCTCTACCACGAGCGCGCCATCGACTACATGCGCTGTTCGTCCCCGGCGGACCGGCGGTTCGTGCTGTTCAACTCGATCGGCAAGATGAAGGTCACCCGAGAGGGCGAGCGGGTGTTCCGGGAACTCTCGGATGTCATCTCCGCCAAGGGATTCGAGAAGGACACCTACTTCTCGATGGCGCGCGGCATCATCGATTCGATGCCGCGACTCGAGGGCACCGCGCACGTGAACATGGCGCTGACGCTGAAGTTCATGACCAGCTTCCTCTACAACCCGGCCGAGCTGCCGCCGGTGCCGGTGCGCCGCGATCCCGGCGACGACGAGGCGCTGTTCCGCCAGCCCGGCGCGGCGGGGTTGAGCAAAGTCCGTTTCGCGGACTGGCGGATCCCGTTCCGCCGATTCGAGCACCTGCCCAACGTCGCCCTGTTCCTGGCCCAGGCCGAGCGGTTCGTGCAGTTCCCGGTGCAAGCGCCGATGACCGACGCGCAACTGGCCGATCTCGACTTCCAGCTCGCCGTCGGCGAACTGTTCACCCTGCTGCCCTACGGCCAGCTCATCGTCGAACAGGCCGCGCTCGCCGGCACCGCCGAAGAACTCGTCGACGCGATCTTCGAGGTGCTGGTCCGCGACTTCGCCGGGTACGCGCTGGGCATCTTCACCAAGCCGTCCTCGACCCCGGCCCAGCAGGACTGGGCGCTGGCCGCGCTGGCAAAGCCCGTCTCCGACCCCGAGCGCGCGCGGCGACTCTACGCGGAGGTGCTCGGTTACGCGGGCAGCTACGAGATGGCGCCGTAA
- a CDS encoding cold shock domain-containing protein, giving the protein MLVSIGKLVSFDSSRGFGFIRPEDGGPDVFVHVNDIGLDEDELRQGRVFEFDVTEGDRGPKAINLSAVGGGGPAAAPRVRKDRGGQLSADEHRRLITELLLDASPALTAGEILTIRERLTAFADERGWLD; this is encoded by the coding sequence GTGTTGGTGTCCATCGGGAAATTGGTGTCCTTCGACAGTTCGCGGGGGTTCGGGTTCATCCGCCCGGAGGACGGTGGGCCGGATGTGTTCGTCCACGTCAACGACATCGGGCTGGACGAGGACGAGCTACGCCAGGGCCGGGTCTTCGAGTTCGACGTGACCGAGGGCGACCGCGGCCCCAAGGCGATCAATCTGAGCGCGGTCGGCGGTGGCGGGCCCGCCGCCGCACCGCGCGTCCGCAAGGACCGCGGCGGCCAGCTCAGCGCCGACGAGCATCGCCGGTTGATCACCGAGCTGCTGCTCGACGCGAGCCCCGCGCTGACCGCCGGGGAGATCCTCACCATCCGGGAGCGGCTGACCGCGTTCGCCGACGAACGCGGCTGGCTGGACTGA
- a CDS encoding ATP-dependent DNA ligase, protein MDLPVMPPVKPMLAKATPTVPREPGLCYEPKWDGFRCVVFRDGPEVELGSRNDRPLTRYFPEVAELLKQALPARCVVDGEIVVVTEHGLDFDVLQNRLHPAASRVNKLAVETPASFVAFDLLALGDEDLTGEPFAERRRRLEQILDTELARVHLTPLTRDPDVAEDWFTRFEGAGFDGVMVKAADQPYQQDKRVMFKVKHERTADCVVAGFRWHKDGQGVGSLLLGLYDDDGRLHHVGVASSFTAARRAELVDELAPLRENALVDHPWREWADAAAQARSEGKMPGGISRWTGGKDLSWEALRPELVAEVRYEHVQSGRLRHGGRLVRFRTDRTPQSCTYAQLEEVAPAELSEIFTETAASR, encoded by the coding sequence GTGGACCTGCCGGTGATGCCACCCGTCAAGCCGATGCTGGCGAAAGCGACGCCGACGGTGCCGCGTGAGCCCGGCCTGTGCTACGAGCCGAAATGGGACGGCTTTCGCTGCGTGGTGTTCCGCGACGGCCCCGAGGTCGAGCTCGGCTCCCGCAACGACCGCCCGCTGACCAGGTACTTTCCCGAGGTCGCCGAGCTGTTGAAGCAGGCGCTGCCGGCGCGCTGTGTGGTGGACGGCGAGATCGTGGTGGTCACCGAACACGGCCTGGATTTCGACGTGCTGCAGAACCGCCTGCATCCGGCCGCCTCCCGGGTGAACAAGCTGGCCGTGGAGACACCGGCCAGCTTCGTCGCCTTCGATCTGCTCGCCCTCGGCGACGAGGACCTCACCGGCGAGCCGTTCGCCGAACGCAGGCGCAGGCTCGAGCAGATCCTCGACACCGAGCTGGCCCGCGTGCACCTCACCCCGCTCACCCGCGATCCCGACGTCGCCGAGGACTGGTTCACCCGGTTCGAGGGCGCCGGCTTCGACGGGGTGATGGTCAAGGCCGCCGATCAGCCGTATCAGCAGGACAAGCGGGTGATGTTCAAGGTCAAGCACGAACGCACCGCCGACTGCGTGGTGGCGGGCTTCCGCTGGCACAAGGACGGCCAGGGGGTCGGTTCGCTGCTGCTCGGTCTCTACGACGACGACGGGCGGCTGCACCACGTGGGCGTCGCCAGCAGTTTCACCGCCGCCCGGCGCGCGGAACTGGTCGACGAACTCGCCCCGCTGCGGGAGAACGCGCTCGTCGACCACCCCTGGCGGGAGTGGGCCGACGCGGCGGCCCAGGCCAGGTCGGAGGGCAAGATGCCGGGCGGGATCAGCCGGTGGACCGGCGGCAAGGATCTGTCCTGGGAGGCGCTGCGGCCGGAGCTGGTCGCCGAGGTGCGCTACGAACACGTGCAGTCCGGCCGGCTGCGCCACGGCGGCAGGCTGGTGCGCTTCCGCACCGACCGCACGCCGCAGTCGTGCACCTACGCCCAGCTCGAGGAAGTCGCGCCCGCGGAACTGTCGGAGATCTTCACCGAGACGGCGGCGTCGCGATGA
- the ligD gene encoding non-homologous end-joining DNA ligase, producing MSGPTLEVEVDGRVLAISNPDKVYFTKRGETKADLVRYYQAVAEPLLGVIRDRPLLLERHPDGASGKSWFQKRVPKSAPDWLHTVEVTTPNGTTSDALVAHDLAHILWAVNQGCLGFHVWPNRVRDLTVADELRIDLDPSPGIGYPDLVQAAKLTRGLFDELGIASAVKTSGSRGLHIYVALEPRWDGYQVRAAAVALARELERRHPDLITAHWWKEERGQRVFVDYNQNAPHKTVFGAWCVRPKVGAQVSTPISWDDLDSVVPDDLTIATVPARLAERGDPWADRAPQSIEPLLAMSERDMAAGMMDAPWPPQYPKMPNEPPRVQPSRAKKQ from the coding sequence ATGAGCGGGCCCACCCTGGAGGTCGAGGTCGACGGCCGGGTGCTGGCCATCAGCAACCCGGACAAGGTGTATTTCACCAAGCGCGGGGAGACCAAGGCGGATCTGGTCCGCTACTACCAGGCGGTGGCCGAGCCGCTGCTCGGGGTGATCCGTGATCGGCCGCTGCTGCTGGAACGGCACCCCGACGGCGCCTCGGGCAAGTCGTGGTTCCAGAAGCGGGTGCCCAAGTCGGCCCCGGACTGGCTGCACACGGTCGAGGTGACCACCCCCAACGGCACCACCAGCGACGCGCTCGTCGCGCACGACCTCGCGCACATCCTGTGGGCGGTGAACCAGGGCTGCCTGGGCTTCCACGTCTGGCCGAACCGGGTGCGGGACCTCACCGTCGCCGACGAGCTGCGCATCGATCTCGATCCCTCCCCCGGCATCGGCTATCCGGACCTGGTGCAGGCGGCGAAACTGACCAGGGGATTGTTCGACGAGCTGGGCATCGCGTCGGCCGTGAAGACCTCCGGCTCGCGCGGTCTGCACATCTACGTCGCGCTCGAGCCGCGCTGGGACGGGTACCAGGTGCGCGCGGCGGCGGTCGCGCTGGCCAGGGAGCTGGAGCGGCGGCATCCGGACCTGATCACCGCGCACTGGTGGAAGGAGGAGCGCGGACAGCGGGTCTTCGTCGACTACAACCAGAACGCCCCGCACAAGACGGTGTTCGGGGCCTGGTGTGTGCGGCCGAAGGTCGGCGCGCAGGTGTCCACGCCGATCTCCTGGGACGACCTGGACAGCGTGGTGCCCGACGATCTCACCATCGCGACCGTGCCCGCGCGGCTGGCCGAGCGCGGCGATCCGTGGGCGGACCGGGCGCCGCAATCGATCGAGCCGCTGCTGGCGATGTCGGAACGGGACATGGCCGCCGGGATGATGGACGCGCCGTGGCCGCCGCAGTACCCGAAGATGCCCAACGAGCCGCCGCGGGTGCAGCCCAGCCGGGCCAAGAAGCAGTAG
- a CDS encoding TetR/AcrR family transcriptional regulator, with translation MPGHSEAPARRRRLEPDERRAQILARAIEMFGERPYAAVSTAELAQRAGVARGLINHYFGNKRDLYLAVVRRMVTLPRADDMFEPTGTPRERVDASVRWLLDTIAEHGSTWVKVTSHEGVGDDPEVQQILDEADDAAAERTLRMVGLADSAHSAELRAMVRSYGGLVKAAGREWITRGNLTRDQVHHLLADLLYTLVTETMRTVDTAE, from the coding sequence TTGCCCGGTCACTCTGAGGCCCCCGCGCGCAGGCGCCGGCTCGAACCCGACGAGCGGCGCGCGCAGATCCTGGCCCGCGCGATCGAGATGTTCGGCGAGCGGCCGTACGCGGCCGTGTCCACCGCCGAACTGGCGCAGCGGGCCGGGGTGGCCCGCGGCTTGATCAACCACTACTTCGGCAACAAGCGCGACCTGTATCTCGCGGTGGTGCGCCGGATGGTGACGCTGCCCCGCGCCGACGACATGTTCGAGCCCACCGGCACCCCGCGGGAACGGGTGGACGCCAGCGTGCGGTGGCTGCTGGACACCATCGCCGAACACGGCAGCACCTGGGTGAAGGTCACCAGTCACGAAGGCGTCGGTGACGATCCGGAGGTGCAGCAGATCCTCGACGAGGCCGACGACGCGGCGGCCGAGCGGACGCTGCGGATGGTCGGTCTCGCCGATTCTGCACACAGTGCAGAATTGCGCGCGATGGTGCGGTCCTACGGTGGGCTGGTGAAAGCCGCGGGCCGCGAATGGATCACCCGCGGCAACCTGACCCGCGATCAGGTCCACCATCTGCTCGCCGATCTGCTGTACACCCTGGTCACCGAGACGATGCGCACGGTCGACACGGCCGAGTGA
- a CDS encoding acyl-CoA dehydrogenase family protein: MARAAWSDDEVEAVRELARNFFEKEVVPHEEKFVEQGHPDRHLYNRAGELGLLCTAIPAEYGGGGGTFAHEAAIIEEQTLAGDGALGMPVHSSIIAPYLAEFGSEELKRRVLPKAASGEMVLSIGMTEPGTGSDLQNIKTRAVREGDEYVITGSKIFITNGWLCDGIIIAAKTDPTKGAAGVSLIFAEVGDDTPGFTRGRILSKIGGKGQDTAELFFDGLRVPASNLLGEAEGQGFYQMMQLLAQERLVTAVIAVPMMEKAVQLTVEYTKGREAFGKPLYAMQNTKFELAECATIARVARTFLDDAIVKHLRGELDIPTAAMTKYWITDQLGGVVDRCLQLFGGYGYMTEYPISQLYTGARVLRILAGSNEVMKDLIARSL, from the coding sequence ATGGCACGCGCGGCGTGGAGTGACGACGAGGTCGAGGCGGTACGCGAACTCGCCCGCAACTTCTTCGAGAAGGAGGTCGTCCCGCACGAGGAGAAGTTCGTCGAGCAGGGCCACCCCGACCGCCACCTGTACAACCGGGCCGGTGAACTCGGCCTGCTGTGCACCGCGATCCCGGCCGAATACGGGGGCGGCGGTGGGACGTTCGCGCACGAGGCCGCCATCATCGAAGAGCAGACCTTGGCCGGCGACGGCGCCCTCGGCATGCCCGTGCACAGCTCGATCATCGCGCCCTACCTCGCCGAGTTCGGTTCCGAGGAGCTCAAGCGCCGCGTGTTGCCCAAGGCCGCCAGCGGCGAGATGGTGCTCTCCATCGGCATGACCGAACCGGGCACCGGCTCGGACCTGCAGAACATCAAGACCAGGGCGGTGCGGGAGGGTGACGAGTACGTCATCACCGGCTCGAAGATCTTCATCACCAACGGCTGGCTGTGCGACGGCATCATCATCGCCGCCAAGACCGACCCGACCAAGGGCGCCGCGGGGGTCTCGCTGATCTTCGCCGAGGTCGGCGACGACACCCCGGGCTTCACCCGCGGCCGCATCCTGAGCAAGATCGGCGGCAAGGGCCAGGACACCGCCGAGCTGTTCTTCGACGGCCTGCGGGTGCCCGCGAGCAACCTGCTCGGCGAGGCCGAGGGCCAGGGCTTCTACCAGATGATGCAGCTGCTGGCGCAGGAGCGCCTGGTCACCGCGGTGATCGCGGTGCCGATGATGGAGAAGGCCGTCCAGCTCACCGTCGAGTACACCAAGGGCCGCGAGGCGTTCGGCAAGCCGCTGTACGCCATGCAGAACACGAAGTTCGAACTCGCCGAATGTGCCACCATCGCCAGGGTGGCGCGCACCTTCCTCGACGACGCGATCGTCAAGCACCTACGCGGGGAACTCGACATCCCCACCGCGGCGATGACCAAGTACTGGATCACCGACCAGCTCGGCGGCGTGGTGGACCGCTGCCTACAGCTGTTCGGTGGCTACGGGTACATGACGGAGTATCCGATCTCCCAGCTGTACACCGGTGCCCGTGTGCTGCGCATCCTCGCGGGCAGCAACGAGGTGATGAAGGATCTCATTGCCCGGTCACTCTGA
- a CDS encoding flavin reductase family protein, which translates to MAIAAVAADPLGLGTVDGAALGGPRDGAHGSPPTVARATRGRDRRDGYARPRRDEGEEGTVVVARQGVEEAFDAVVAAADYPVWVVTTVADGVRAGCLVGFGTQVSIEPRRFLVGLSKRNHTYRVAADAEYLAVHLLASGQQALARLFATESGDTVDKFAHCAWTPGPHEVPVLTGASGWFAGRILERHDFGDHCGLLLEPLAGRAPVAGPALRYDRVAGLRPGHEA; encoded by the coding sequence GTGGCAATCGCTGCCGTCGCCGCCGATCCGCTCGGCCTCGGTACGGTGGACGGGGCGGCCCTCGGTGGGCCGCGGGACGGCGCGCACGGCTCGCCCCCGACCGTCGCGCGCGCTACCAGGGGGCGCGACCGCCGCGACGGGTACGCCCGCCCGCGGCGGGACGAGGGTGAGGAGGGAACCGTGGTCGTTGCCCGGCAGGGTGTCGAGGAGGCCTTCGACGCGGTCGTCGCCGCCGCCGACTATCCGGTATGGGTGGTGACCACCGTGGCCGACGGGGTGCGGGCCGGCTGCCTGGTCGGCTTCGGCACGCAGGTGAGCATCGAACCGCGCCGGTTCCTCGTCGGGCTGTCGAAGAGGAACCACACCTATCGCGTCGCCGCCGATGCCGAGTATCTGGCGGTGCATCTGCTCGCCTCCGGCCAGCAGGCGCTGGCCCGGCTCTTCGCCACCGAATCCGGCGACACCGTGGACAAGTTCGCCCACTGCGCGTGGACGCCGGGCCCGCACGAGGTGCCGGTGCTCACCGGCGCGTCGGGCTGGTTCGCCGGGCGCATTCTCGAACGCCACGACTTCGGCGATCACTGCGGGTTGCTGCTCGAACCGCTCGCCGGGCGCGCGCCGGTCGCCGGGCCCGCCCTCCGTTACGACCGCGTCGCCGGTCTGCGACCCGGTCACGAGGCCTGA